A single region of the Hyphomicrobiales bacterium genome encodes:
- a CDS encoding glutathione synthase: MKIAVQMDHISTLHIEGDTTFALMLEAQARGHELFHYTTDRLGMRDGK, from the coding sequence ATGAAAATAGCTGTTCAAATGGACCACATTTCCACTCTTCACATTGAAGGGGACACAACTTTTGCCTTGATGCTTGAAGCACAAGCGCGTGGACATGAGCTGTTTCATTACACAACCGACCGCTTAGGCATGCGCGATGGCAAAG